In the Clostridium cellulovorans 743B genome, ATACTGGTCTTGATGGAAAAGTACTTGCTATAGATAAGTTTGGAGCTTCAGCACCAGCAGAAAAGGTTATTGCTGAATATGGTTTCACTGTAGAAAATGTAGTAGGACTATATAAAACTTTATAATTTAGTGAAATCAAATATATATGTTTCAATTAAAGTTTTTACATAGAACTTATTGATGCTTTAAAAATCATATAAGCTATTGCTGAAATTTTAATAATGAAACACTGAAAAAGTCTGCAGGATAAACCTTGCAGACTTTTGTTTTGAACATTATGGTAAATGGATTTGAAAGCTTCTATGGTAAGATTGCGTCTTGAATGCTAACTAAAGCTTCCCCAAATCTTTGATAATGAACGATTTCTCTTTCTCTTAAGAATTTTAAAGCATCTTTAACATCTGGATCATCGGTTTGAAGAATTAATCTATCATATGCAGCTCTTGCTTTAGCTTCAGCTGCTAAATCTTCATTTAAATCAGCTATTGGATCACCAGTAGCTTGAATATAAGTTGCGGTCCAAGGCACACCATTGGAATCAGCAGGATAGCACGCTTTTCCATGTACTGAGTAATTTGTATCTAATCCAGCAGCTTTTAATTCTCTTATGCTAGCACCTTTTGTAAGCTGATATAACATTGTACAAATCATTTCATAATGAGCTAATTCTTCTGTACCAATATCTGTTAATAAACCTTTAGTCTTTCCAGTAGGCATTGTATATCTTTGGCTTAAATATCTTAAAGAAGCACTAAGTTCTCCGTCAGGTCCTCCAAGCTGAGTTAATAAAGCCTTAGTAAATCTTAAATCCGGTTTTGATATTCTTACAGGCATTTCTAATCTTTTTTCGTAGTACCACATTTTTTTATCCTCCGTTTATATTAATTAAAATCTTTTTCCCATGGCCAAGGTGAAGAAATCCATTGTTCCCAATCTTCTGCACTTTGAAGACCAAAGTTTGTTAGCGGACCAAATTTTTTTTCATATTCTTCACGAAGTTTAGCTAGCTCTCTACTATATTGATTTAATTCATCAAGGGCTTCTTCACTATCTACGTGTGTATCTAAATACAGATTTAAGTCTACTAAATAGAAACCAACGTCATATATTTTATCTAACAATTCCTTGCGTTCCACTTTTTATTCCCCCTCGTAGCATATCTAATAAATCTTGCGTTTCTTAAATTTTTATATATTAAAGTCGAAGACTACATTAATTAAAATAGATTTCATTATAAGCAAATTAATTATTTATAATGGAAAAATATTTTAATTTAATCTAGAGTAATTGTATTGATTTTGGTTTATCTAGAGCTTTAAAAATAGTTCCTCTTTTAAGAGCTGTTTTAAGATCATACAAGTCTCTAAAAGGTTGATATTTTACATATGCCTTTCCATAATCTAATTCTTTAGCTGTTTTCTTTGGCAAATTATCCATAAAGCAATCCTCCTTAGTACGTTATATTAATTGAAGGTCGTACAGAATATATTATGTTTTTACAAAGAGTATTGTTACTTATTAGCTAATGATAGTGTTTAGTAAATGATATAGTTAGATAGACTAATGTAGTGTAAAATGAAGTTAGAATCAAATTTATACAAAAGAGGAGAGAAAATATGAAAAAGATTATCAAAATAGTACTACCAATAATAATGATTATTATTTTGAGTTTTGCACTTTATTATCTCTTATTGCCAGCAGCAACAATTCACTCAGTAAGTACTGCTATTTTTATCCTATTTATTCTTGTTATAGTTTTGATAGCATCGGTAACAGCTGAAATGATAAGAAAGTCATCTAGAACTGAGAAGGTTATTAATAATGTGAAAGTATCTGTTGGAAAAAGTGTAGGTGGTAGCAGTATATCGGTTAGTAGTATATCTGCTTTAGCGTTTCTCATTGTAATTATAATTTTAATTGGAGGATTAATTTCTTCTGCAAGAATTTTTAATGCAAAAGCTTATCAAAGTTTACTAACAGTTAATGAAGGAGACTTTTTAAAAGACGTACAATCAATTTCCTATGATAT is a window encoding:
- a CDS encoding manganese catalase family protein, with amino-acid sequence MWYYEKRLEMPVRISKPDLRFTKALLTQLGGPDGELSASLRYLSQRYTMPTGKTKGLLTDIGTEELAHYEMICTMLYQLTKGASIRELKAAGLDTNYSVHGKACYPADSNGVPWTATYIQATGDPIADLNEDLAAEAKARAAYDRLILQTDDPDVKDALKFLREREIVHYQRFGEALVSIQDAILP
- a CDS encoding spore coat protein CotJB, whose translation is MERKELLDKIYDVGFYLVDLNLYLDTHVDSEEALDELNQYSRELAKLREEYEKKFGPLTNFGLQSAEDWEQWISSPWPWEKDFN
- a CDS encoding spore coat associated protein CotJA; translated protein: MDNLPKKTAKELDYGKAYVKYQPFRDLYDLKTALKRGTIFKALDKPKSIQLL